In one Bactrocera tryoni isolate S06 chromosome 5, CSIRO_BtryS06_freeze2, whole genome shotgun sequence genomic region, the following are encoded:
- the LOC120777777 gene encoding uncharacterized protein KIAA1841, with protein MDSDKVESESYKEKFKEKNDFFNNLLQPKTETSSLVEDTEEEIQINKFLDFIKVSCKVNNVVSIQTNQQRHLTCNTSENYHSDLPKDELNFEKMVDKEIFEGILGQRFENKIMKPNIIQDSEVSMSGIDDNKLSQRRSTVGLAIGSFSRRSFKKLDSGLKKEESVQTKLYKKLDYVINEGMADSVLSFICPIPVPASFPNQLKHKQTNKKESINARQILLENTDSVKVNNNGKINEIENVNDRKGLNCETYPNDAKPMRKLKNTGDTKEPEIVIHVCDEVKNTTRDFSCSQRLLVNKMGYFAEVTAGQKLDEMDISVHCDIQIFDWLIKWMKLTDFVESSGCKKPTIEGSEDMPRLDANNVIPILVSAGFLQMEPLMVECLSFCHARLCDVVRCSLNLSCLNDSIITRLAAMFTNLELEMVRDKKERLVPRLWIKLIQSLCEPEPEALRGHSYSLAGLFRCSRCGEHLTNTIKSYIPCQPNNTRLTRWGQLTSCHVRDNLWNMNNFIAQIYKEHRSWRKVYWKLWGHCHFLYCCICESHFPVYKMAWCRFHPLSPNYMESITDDFLAGPVGRYPCCGQKAFRFETFPETNGCHFREHSVLAETDRERQILQIIQIISDNCIVSDPPSESLRNPEKIPPWGGVPLTPQQCRQGLLPALDVGELSSKSIRHMDHNVSINYDSCSDSSGSEITYNIDGQSKKNNTKNCEIDFSSDGCESEMAGSQALTTRKLKKKLSLNSGRNWFGELSARSNQDHQREYEEKALKNIVIQINKNYGLDKSILPCGSVGGFYVRLEAEWKDQLKHRTSSNPISSSSASAIGKHKYK; from the exons ATGGATTCAGATAAGGTAGAAAGCGAGTCTTATAAAgagaaatttaaagaaaaaaatgatttttttaataatttacttcaGCCGAAAACTGAAACTAGTTCACTTGTAGAAGATACTGAAGAagaaatacaaattaataaGTTTTTAGATTTCATAAAAGTTTCTTGTAAAGTAAATAATGTTGTATCTATACAAACTAATCAACAAAGACATTTGACGTGTAATACATCAGAAAATTATCACTCAGATCTCCCGAAAGATGaactgaattttgaaaaaatggtggATAAAGAGATCTTTGAAGGCATTTTAGGGCAaagatttgaaaataaaataatgaaaccaaATATTATACAAGATAGCGAAGTCTCCATGAGCGGAATTGATGATAACAAACTTTCCCAAAGGCGAAGTACTGTTGGATTGGCTATTGGATCATTTTCTCGGCGTAGTTTCAAGAAATTGGATAGCGGATTAAAAAAGGAAGAAAGTGTGCAAACAAAACTATATAAGAAATTAGACTATGTTATTAATGAAGGAATGGCGGACTCTGTTCTATCATTTATTTGCCCAATACCAGTACCAGCTTCTTTTCCTAATCaattaaaacataaacaaacaaataaaaaggaatCTATTAATGCTAGACAAATTCTTTTGGAGAATACAGATTCTGTAAAAGTGAATAATAAcggaaaaattaatgaaattgaaaatgttaatgACAGAAAGGGTTTAAATTGTGAAACTTATCCGAACGACGCAAAGCCAAtgagaaagttaaaaaatacaGGAGATACTAAAGA ACCTGAGATTGTTATCCATGTATGCGATGAGGTAAAAAATACTACAAGAGATTTTAGCTGCTCACAACGGTTATTGGTGAATAAAATGGGATACTTCGCAGAGGTAACAGCTGGACAAAAGCTCGACGAAATGGACATTTCGGTGCATTGCGATATACAAATATTCGATTGGTTaataaaatggatgaaattaaCGGATTTCGTTGAATCATCAGGTTGTAAGAAACCCACAATTGAAGGCTCAGAGGATATGCCACGATTGGATGCTAACAATGTAATTCCTATATTGGTATCTGCCGGATTTTTGCAA atggAGCCTCTAATGGTTGAATGCCTATCGTTTTGTCATGCTCGGTTGTGTGATGTAGTACGTTGTTCTTTAAATCTCTCCTGTTTGAATGATTCAATAATTACACGGTTAGCTGCTATGTTTACCAATTTGGAATTGGAAATGGTGCGAGACAAAAAAGAACGTTTAGTACCCCGTTTGTGGATAAAGCTTATTCAAAGCCTTTGTGAGCCTGAGCCAGAGGCACTGCGAGGGCACTCCTATAGTTTAGCTGGGTTGTTTCGATGTTCAAG atgtGGTGAACATCTTACAAACACAATTAAATCTTACATTCCCTGTCAACCTAACAACACACGATTAACCCGATGGGGTCAACTGACGAGTTGTCACGTGCGCGACAACCTGTGGAACATGAATAACTTTATTGCGCAAATATATAAAGAGCATCGGTCATGGCGTAAGGTTTACTGGAAACTTTGGGGTCATTgtcattttttatattgttgcaTTTGCGAATCACATTTCCCAGTTTACAag ATGGCGTGGTGTCGTTTTCATCCTTTGAGTCCAAATTATATGGAATCAATTACTGATGATTTTTTAGCCGGACCAGTCGGTCGTTATCCGTGTTGTGGACAAAAAGCATTTCGTTTTGAGACGTTTCCTGAGACCAAT gGATGTCATTTTCGTGAGCATAGCGTGCTTGCAGAGACTGATCGAGAGCGCCAGATTTTGCAAATAATCCAAATTATATCTGACAATTGCATAGTTTCCGATCCCCCAAGCGAAAGTTTAAGGAATCCGGAAAAAATTCCTCCTTGGGGTGGGGTGCCACTTACTCCTCAACAATGCCGACAAGGATTGTTACCTGCTTTGGATGTAGGAG aactaTCATCAAAATCTATTCGACATATGGACCATAATGTTTCAATCAACTACGATTCTTGCAGTGACAGCAGTGGCAGCGAAATAACTTATAATATAGATGGtcaaagcaagaaaaataacacaaaaaattgtgaaatcgaTTTTAGCAGTGACGGCTGCGAATCAGAAATGGCAGGTTCACAAGCCTTGACtacaaggaaattaaaaaaaaa actTAGTTTAAATTCCGGTCGTAATTGGTTTGGAGAACTATCTGCTCGTAGTAATCAAGACCACCAGCGGGAATATGAAGAAAAGGCTTTGAAAAACAttgtaattcaaataaataaaaattatggattGGATAAGAGCATTCTTCCATGTGGGTCGGTTGGGGGCTTTTATGTGCGTCTAGAAGCCGAATGGAAGGATCAGCTAAAACATAGAACTTCTTCAAACCCTATTAGTAGTTCATCAGCGTCTGCTATTGgaaaacacaaatataaataa
- the LOC120776901 gene encoding cleavage and polyadenylation specificity factor subunit 5: protein MAQVSNKSGTGWPRRSSQGQVDGNVNNGMQKYSSGQCLAINRTINLYPLTNYTFGTKEPLFEKDPSVPSRFQRMREEFDRIGMRRSVEGVLLVHEHGLPHVLLLQLGTTFFKLPGGELNAGEDEVEGLKRLLTEVS, encoded by the exons ATGGCCCAGGTGTCAAATAAATCTGGTACAGGTTGGCCAAGACGCAGCAGTCAGGGCCAAGTAGACGGAAATGTAAATAATGGAATGCAGAAGTACTCGTCTGGACAGTGCTTGGCCATAAACAGAACAATAAACTT ATATCCTTTGACTAATTACACATTTGGAACAAAGGAACCATTATTTGAAAAGGATCCATCAGTTCCATCACGCTTTCAAAGAATGCGAGAAGAATTTGATCGTATTGGTATGCGGCGCTCAGTTGAAGGAGTCCTACTTGTCCACGAACATGGTTTACCCCACGTATTACTTCTGCAGTTGGGTACAACATTTTTCAAGCTTCCTGGTGGTGAACTTAATGCAGGAGAAGATGAGGTAGAAGGCCTCAAACGCCTTCTTACCGAagtaagttaa